The following are encoded in a window of Cydia strobilella chromosome 1, ilCydStro3.1, whole genome shotgun sequence genomic DNA:
- the LOC134745148 gene encoding uncharacterized protein LOC134745148: protein MDDLSVFLFNCDLIHLFGSLNDQGADLDFLLNANDHELSLLVPAAVQKGKLRMALDRERERRGVTKDPRDVDVQQVIAPIKKQDSFVIPSSSQKSSTSSVVTTSTELLEWDINCDDLQFIDASKLIGAITGGNLKQILETSSIGKPLINKKVLSSSDRKILTALIVEAEVRKLKENTDPIRKETWDTWTSEIIKLFPGETKGVYYNPFRLVDGKAIQASGLIVNRLITVRRKLNAEIRSRSRSRNSSNSDKSSDSSGDQNKRKKSAVKSSNARVRPFPDTFQTISTNQDSEKDTVQWLKHSSSPRELVETKWNSCLHERMAALQEGDHVSYLSIFPALQCPWGYELLASDFDKIYPEIEGKFEENFPVVKGRLLSLLDEKAQQLTRPDTSIQTVLDLATSGEEQANVATFLAVPLLLKQMHTVPVKGVRKPWNPSRLEVSNAFLSLVPSTSDLQSHFSERKATLQEKKLPVLPYLVAVGACWQDVTQYDLIISEDIRYTFPSICKAVSNTFKILWALDLPYSKDCAPVWMFIQRSIYVMKSKFDTEGTPMLDLLASVSNRHDGAVCNM, encoded by the exons atGGACGACTTAAGTGTGTTTCTGTTCAACTGTGATTTGATACACCTTTTTGGATCGCTAAACG ATCAGGGCGCGGATCTCGATTTTTTATTGAACGCAAACGACCATGAGTTGTCGTTATTGGTCCCGGCAGCAGTTCAAAAAGGGAAACTGCGTATGGCGTTAGACCGTGAGAGAGAACGC agagGAGTTACAAAAGATCCGAGGGATGTAGATGTACAGCAAGTTATAGCTCCAATTAAAAAGCAAGACTCCTTTGTGATTCCATCAAGTAGCCAAAAATCTAGTACATCCTCTGTTGTTACAACATCAACTGAATTAttg GAATGGGACATCAATTGTGACGATTTACAGTTTATAGATGCAAGCAAACTCATAGGGGCTATAACTGGCGGAaatcttaaacaaattttagaGACATCCAGTATTGGGAAACCTCTAATCAATAAAAAGGTATTATCGTCTAGTGACCGAAAGATACTGACGGCCCTTATTGTTGAGGCTGAGGTGCGGAAATTGAAAGAAAACACTGACCCAATACGAAAAGAAACCTGGGATACGTGGACATCAGAAATTATAAAGCTTTTCCCAGGTGAAACAAAGGGGGTATATTATAATCCTTTTCGTCTTGTTGATGGAAAAGCTATCCAGGCCAGTGGCCTGATAGTGAACCGATTAATAACAGTACGCAGAAAATTAAATGCAGAAATCCGCAGCCGCAGCAGAAGTCGTAACAGCAGTAATAGCGACAAGAGCAGCGACAGCAGCGGAGaccaaaacaagagaaaaaaatctgCTGTCAAATCTTCTAATGCACGGGTTAGACCTTTTCCTGACACCTTTCAAACAATAAGTACCAATCAAGACTCTGAAAAAGATACCGTGCAGTGGTTGAAGCACTCTTCTTCACCGAGAGAATTGGTAGAAACAAAATGGAACAGTTGTCTACATGAACGCATGGCTGCACTGCAAGAAGGCGACCATGTTAGTTATTTGAGCATCTTCCCAGCACTGCAATGTCCTTGGGGCTATGAATTG CTGGCCAGTGACTTTGACAAAATATACCCTGAAATAGAAGGAAAGTTCGAAGAAAATTTCCCGGTAGTGAAAGGTCGCCTGCTATCATTACTAGATGAGAAGGCTCAACAGCTAACACGACCTGACACTTCTATTCAAACTGTTTTGGATCTTGCAACTT cGGGGGAGGAACAAGCGAATGTTGCGACTTTTCTGGCAGTTCCCCTGTTGCTGAAACAAATGCACACTGTTCCCGTGAAAGGAGTCAGAAAACCCTGGAACCCGTCTAGATTAGAAGTAAGCAACGCGTTTTTAAGCTTGGTGCCATCTACATCGGACCTTCAAAGCCACTTCAGTGAACGGAAGGCCACATTGcaggaaaaaaaattgcctgttcTTCCATATTTGGTTGCTGTTGGGGCTTGCTGGCAGGATGTTACGCAGTATGATTTAATAATCTCTGAAGACATCAGGTACACGTTTCCCAGCATTTGTAAAGCTGTTTCAAATACTTTTAAGATTCTATGGGCATTAGACTTACCATATTCAAAAGATTGTGCCCCAGTCTGGATGTTTATCCAAAGAAGTATATATGTAATGAAGAGCAAGTTTGACACTGAAGGCACTCCTATGCTAGATTTGCTTGCTTCTGTTTCTAACAGGCACGATGGTGCTGTGTGCAATATGTAA